A single Silvibacterium dinghuense DNA region contains:
- the rimM gene encoding ribosome maturation factor RimM (Essential for efficient processing of 16S rRNA) yields the protein MSGWALLAHLVRPQGRHGEILADILTDFPERFSDRRRLFLLPPGAEATPTAKNQAPPREIELEDFWLHQGRIVLKFAGVDSIDDAEKFRGFHVAIPESERAELTDGSVYISDLEGCTVIDLATEGAPAIGTVVEVDRSASLLVLKGTDGSEVLVPFAKAYLETIDIAAKRIEMRLPAGLLEINAPLTAEERKLQQAAAAEEGAPSPTAPKKWTKHRPWKKKPQK from the coding sequence ATATCGGGATGGGCCCTGCTCGCCCATCTTGTGCGCCCGCAAGGTCGGCACGGAGAAATCCTGGCCGACATCCTTACTGATTTTCCGGAGCGCTTCTCCGACCGCAGGCGACTGTTCCTGCTTCCTCCCGGCGCTGAAGCCACTCCTACGGCCAAAAATCAGGCGCCTCCCCGCGAAATAGAACTTGAAGATTTCTGGCTGCATCAGGGCCGCATCGTGCTGAAGTTTGCCGGCGTGGATTCCATCGATGATGCCGAGAAATTCCGTGGTTTTCACGTAGCGATTCCCGAAAGCGAACGCGCAGAGCTGACCGACGGATCGGTGTATATCAGCGACCTGGAAGGCTGCACGGTGATCGATCTGGCTACGGAGGGCGCGCCTGCCATCGGCACGGTGGTGGAAGTGGATCGCAGTGCGTCGCTGCTGGTGCTCAAAGGGACGGACGGTAGCGAGGTGCTGGTTCCGTTTGCCAAAGCCTATCTCGAAACGATCGATATCGCAGCGAAGCGGATCGAGATGCGGCTGCCGGCTGGGCTGCTGGAGATCAATGCGCCTCTGACAGCCGAAGAGCGGAAGCTGCAGCAAGCCGCCGCGGCAGAAGAGGGAGCACCGTCTCCAACTGCGCCGAAGAAGTGGACCA